GGTGGCCCGCCCGTCGCGGACGGTCAGGGTCGCGAACGAGTAGGAGTGGAACGACGAGCCCCACGGGGTGAGGATCGTGCCGCCCGGGGCGGTCTGCTCCACCCAGGCGTAGGGGATGTCGCGGACCGTGCACGTGGCGATGGTGCGGTCGAAGCGGGCCCGCCCGGGGACGCCCGCCAGGCCGTCGCCGCACTCCATGTGCGGATGCAGGCCCGCCCGCGCCAGGTTGTCCCGGGCGATGTCGTGCAAGGCCTTGTCGGTCTCGATCGTGGTCGTACGGTCCTCGCCGAGCCGGTGCGCGAGCCAGGCGGCGTGATAGCCGGTGCCCGTGCCGATCTCCAATACGGCGTCGCCGTCCCGGACGACCGCGGCCATCGCCAGCATGAGGGAGGGCATGGACGTCGAGCAGGTGGGAACGGCGACCTCGCCCGCCGCGCGCCGCCCGTCGTTGTGCTGGGTGATGAGCGGCAGATCGGCATAGACCATCCGGCGCCACTCCGCCTCGTCCGCGGAGCGGGAGACCGTGCGGTCGGCCACCTCGAAGGTGTCCGGGACGAAGTGCGCGCGGTCGACCGCGGCGACGGCCGGGGCCCATTCCGGCGCCAACGCGCCCTTGTTGCGCAGGATTTCCACCAGCCGGCCCGGTGAGGACATGGCGGCCTCCCCTACTTCTTCGGCGGCTGGGTCACCGGCTTGGTCCACCGGCCGTCGGACTCCTTCGGGCTCTGCTGCTTGTCGCCCTCCTCGCCGCCCTTGCCGTCCCCGTGCTTTCCCATGGACATCCCCCTTCGCCGGTGGTGGGGCGGTCGGGCCCCGTGACGGGGATGCCCAGCACGATGCCCCCGCAAGCACCGGCCTGCGGGGGCATCGTTTCTGCGCTACCTCGTTGCTTCTGTGTTTCTGCGGTGTCCCGTCACCGGCGTCAGACGCCCGCCGGCTCCGGGGCGGCGCGGTCGGTCTCCTCCGCCTGCGGGCCGCCCTTTCCGGCCTTCTTGGCGGCCTTCTTCTTCGCCCGGCGCTCCTTGCGGAGCTCGATCATCGCGTAGAGCGTCGGGACGAGGAGGAGGGTGAGCAGGGTGGAGGTGATCAGACCGCCGATCACGACCACGGCGAGCGGCTGGGAGATGAAGCCGCCGTCGCCCGTGATGGACAGCGCCATCGGGAGCAGCGCCATGATCGTGGCCAGGGCGGTCATGAGGATCGGGCGGAGGCGGTGGCGGCCGCCCTCGATGACCGCCTCCACGACGCCGTGGCCCTGCGCCCGGTACTGGTTGATCAGGTCGATCAGCACGATGGCGTTGGTGACCACGATGCCGATCAGCATCAGCATGCCGATCATCGCCGGGACGCCCAGCGGGGTGCCGGTGGCGACCAGCAGGCCGATCGCACCGGTCGCCGCGAAGGGGATCGAGACGAGGAGGATCAGCGGCTGGATCAGCGAGCGGAAGGTGGCGACCAGCAGCATGAAGACGATGGCGATGGCCGCCAGCATCGCCAGGCCGAGCGAGGAGAACGCGTCGGTCTGGTCCTGGGAGACGCCGCCGATCTCCGCGGTGGCACCGTCCGGCAGCTTCAGCGCGTTGATCTTGCTCTGGAGCGTGGCACTGACCGCGCCGGTGTTGTCGCCGGTCGGCTTGGCGGTGATGGTCGCCGAACGGGCCCCGTCGATCCGGGTCATCTGGACCGGGCCGGGGACGGTCCGCACGGTGGCGAGCGTGCCGAGCTCGGCGGGTCCGGCCGGGGTCGGGATGGCCAGCTTCTTCAACTCGGCCACGGTGGTCGCCGGGTGGGCCGACTTGATCACGATGTCGCGCTCGGTGTCGTCCAGGACGGCCTTGCCGCTGGTGGTGCCGCGGACCGCCTGGGTGACCGCACCGCCGAGGGTGGTCTGGTTGTAACCGGCCGCGGCCGCCTTCTCGTTGGGCTTCACGGAGATCCGCGGCACGCTCTGGGCGAGGTCGCTCTGGACGTCGGTGACGTCGTCGAGACCGGCGACGGTCTTGCGGACCTGCTCACTGGCCTTCTTCAGGACGTCGCCGTCGGCGGCCTTGACGACCACGCTCAGGTCCTGGTTGCCGAAGCCGCCGCCCGCGGTGACGGTGGTGTCGCCGATGGACGGGCCGAGCTTGTCGAGACCGGCCCGCAGGTCGTCGCTGACCTTGCCGGAGTCCGCGGCGTCCTTCAGCTTGAGCTGGTAGGAGGCCTGGTTGGCGCCGGTGCCGCCGCCGAAGGCGGCCATGAAGCCGGAGGAGCCGACGGTGACCTGGTAGTCGGCGAGGTCGTCGTTGGCCGCGAGCAGCTTCTCGACCTTCTTGGCCTGCTTGTCGGCCGCGTCCAGGCTGGTGCCGGGCTCGAGCTCCTGCTTGACGGTGAGGGTGTCCTGGTCGCCCTGGTCGAAGAAGTTGGTCTTCAGGAGCGGGCCCATGCCGAAGGTACCGAGGAGGATGACGACGGCGATGACCAGGCTGGTGATCCGGCGGCGGGTCGCGAACCGCAGGACGGGGACGTAGAGGCGCTGCAGCGGGCTCTTGGCCTCCTTCTCCTCGGCCTCGCGGCGCAGGTCGTCCTGGGTCGTGCCCTCGGGGATCTCCGGGGCGCGCAGGAACCAGAACGAGAGGACCGGTACGACCGTCAGGGAGACGATCAGGGAGGAGAGCAGGGCGACGGTCACCGTCAGCGAGAAGGAGCCGAAGAGCGCACCGACCATGCCGCCGACCACGCCGATCGGCAGGAAGACCGCGACCGTGGTGAGGGTGGAGGAGGTGATCGCTCCGGAGACCTCCTTGACGGCGGAGAGGATGGCCTCGCGGCGCTCCTCGCCGTAGCCCAGGTGCCGCTTGATGTTCTCCAGGACGACGATGGAGTCGTCGACGACGCGGCCGATCGCGATGGTCAGCGCGCCGAGGGTGAGCATGTTCAGGGAGAGGTCCCCGGTCCACAGCACGATCAGCGTGATGACCACCGAGAGCGGGATGGAGACCGCGGTGACCAGCGTCGAGCGCAGGCTGAGCAGGAAGACGAGGATGACGATGACCGCCATGGCGAGACCGAGCAGGCCCTCGGTGGTCAGCGACTCGATCGACTTGGAGACCGCCGGGCCCTGGTCGGAGGCGACCGTGACCTCGGTGCCCTTGCCCAGGTCCTGACGGATCTTCGTGAGCTTGTCCTTGACCGCGTCGGATATCGCGACCGCGCTGCCGTCCTGGTCCATCGTCACCATGACGGCGAGGCTGGGCCTGCCGTCGGTGCGGGTGATCGAGGTCGGGGTGGCCGACTGCTCCTTGACGGTGGCGACGTCGCCGAGGCGGACCGGCTCGGCCGGCCGGCCGGCGCCCGCGGCGGCGTCACCGGCTGCCGGGGACGGCGCGATCGTCAGGTCCCTGATCTGCTTGACGGACGTGAAGCCCGCGCCGACCTGGACGGTCTTGCTCTGCCCGCCCTCGGCGAACGACCCGGCGGGCACCGACGTCCCGCCGGCCTCCAGCGCCTGGCCGAGCGCCTGGGAGTTCAGCCCGGCGGCGGCGAGCTTCTTCTCGTCGGGGGTGACCGCGACGATCCGGTCCTGGACGCCGTCCACCGTGACCTGGCTGACGCCGTCGATGTTCTTCAGGTCCGGGACGACGCTGCGCTTGAGCTGGTCGGCGAGCGTCTGCTGGTCCTTGTCCCGGGAGGAGACGGCGAGGACGACGGTGGGGATGTCGTCCGTCGAGCCGGCCACCACCTGCGGGTCGACGTCCTTGGGCAGCTTCGCGCGGGCGCGGTTCACGGCCTGCTGGACATCGGCGACCAGGCGCTCGGAGTCGTTGCCGTAGTCGAACTGCGCCATGATGACGCCCGAGCCCTCGCTCGACGTCGAGGTGACGCTCTTGATGCCGTCGACCGCCTGGACACCGTCCTCGAGCGGCTCGATCACCTGCTTCTCGACGACATCGGGGGAGGCGCCCTGGTACGGCGCCAGCACGGACACCATCGGGAGTTCGATGGACGGCAGGAGCTGCTGCTTGAGCTGTGGGATCGCGATGGCGCCGAAGGCGATCGCCACGATCGACATCAGCGCTATCAGGCCCCGTTGTACGAGGCTGAGTCGGGACAGCCAGGACATGGGTGGGGTCTCTCTTCTGTTCTGAAACGGACGGCGGGGCCTTTCACGGGCCCACATACACCTTCCGCCATGCCCTGACCGGATTTCCTCGCTCGCAGGTCGGTTTCCGGCCGGTGCCCGTACCGCGTTGGGAGTACGGCAGGCTCCCCCCTCACTGCACCCGTGGGCGTACGAGTCCCGACTCGTAGGCGATGACCACCAGCTGGGAGCGGTCCCGGGCGCCCAGCTTGGCCATCGCGCGGTTCACATGCGTCTTGACGGTGAGCGGGCTGACCGCGAGCTGCTCGCCGATCTCGTCGTTGGACAGCCCGCCGGCCACCAGGGTCAGCACCTCGCGCTCGCGGCCGGTCAGCGTCGCCAGCCGTTCGGCACCCCGGCCGCCGGGTCCGCCGTCCCCGGAACTGCCGCCCTGCGCGAGGAACTTCGCGATCAGGCCCTTGGTCGCGACGGGCGAGAGCAGCGCCTCCCCGGCCGCCGCGATCCGGATCGCGTTCAGCATCTCGTCCGGTTCGGCGCCCTTGCCGAGGAAGCCGCTGGCGCCGTTCCGCAGCGACTGCACCACATAGTCGTCGACCTCGAAGGTGGTCAGGATGACCACCCGGACGTCGGTGAGCTCCGGGTCCTCGCTGATCATGCGGGTGGCCGCCAGGCCGTCCACCCCGGGCATCCGGATGTCCATCAGGACGACATCGGGGCGCTGGGCCCGGGTCAGTTCGTACGCCTGGGCGCCGTCGGAGGCCTCCCCCACCACCCGCATGTCCGGCTCGGAGTCGACCAGCACCCGGAACGCGCTGCGCAGCAGCGCCTGGTCGTCGGCGAGCAGCACCTTGATCGTCATACCGACTCCCCCGTCCGGACGGCCTGAAGCGGAAGGGTGACCCGGACCTGGAAGCCGCCGGCCGCCCGCGGTCCTGTCACGACCGTGCCGCGCAGGGCGAAGACCCGCTCGCGCATCCCGATCAGGCCGTGGCCACCGCCGCTGTCCTCCGGCTCACCGGGCCCGCCGGGCCCCACGGGCGGCCGGTCGCCGCCCTTCTGCCGCGGGATGCCGGCCCGGCCCGCGCCGTCGTCCAGGACGGTCACGGTCAGCGCGGTGTCGCCGTGGACGATCCGCACCGTGGCGCGGGCCCCCTCACCGGCGTGCTTGTGGACATTGGTCAGCGCCTCCTGGACCACGCGGTAGGCGGTGAGGTCGACGGAGGCGGGCAGCGGCCGGGGCGAGTGCGGGACCTCCAGGTCGACCGGGATGCCGGCCCGGACGAACCCGTCGACGAGCTGGTCGAGGACACCGAGTCCCGGAGCCGGCTCGGTCGGCGCCTTGGGATCGTCGGACTGCCGCAACAGGCCGACGGTGGCGCGGAGTTCCTCCAGCGCCGAGCGGGACGCCTCACGGACGTGCGCCAGCGCCTGCTTCGCCTGGTCGGGACGGTTGTCCATGACGTGCGAGGCGACGCCCGCCTGGACGTTGACCAGGGCGATGTGATGGGCGACGACATCGTGCAGCTCACGGGCGATCCGCAGGCGCTCCTCGGCGACCCGGCGCCGGGCCTCCTCCTCGCGGGTGCGCTCGGCGCGTTCGGCGCGCTCCCGGATGGCGCTGACGAAGGCGCGTCGGCTGCGGACCGCGTCGCCGGCGGCCGCGGCCATGCCCGTCCAGGCGAAGATGGCGATGTTCTCCTGCGCGTACCAGGGGCGGGGCCCGTAGAGCATCGCCGCGGCGGTCAGGACGACCACGGTCAGGGCGCCGACCCGCCCGGTCGTGGGCCGGTCGGTGCGCGAGGCCAGGCTGTAGAGCGCTATCACGGCGGAGGCGGCCACGGGGGCCCGCGGATCGCTGGAGCGGGCGAGCAGCTCGACGATGGTGAGCGAGCCGGTGACGGCCAGGACCGTACGGGGCAGCCGGCGGCGCAGGACCAGTGCGGCGCAGGCCAGCGCGGCGAGCACCACGGTCGTGGCGGTCAGGTGGTGGCCGGCGAACCGCGGGCCGTGCGGACCGTGCGGGTCGGCCACCGCACCGCACAGGATGCACGCGAAGACGGCCACGGCCAGGGCGGCGTCGAAGGCGAGCGGATGCGTCCGGTGCCACTGGAAGCGGCCGACACGGGGTGCGTCCGGGCGGGGGTCGAGGAGGCTCACAAGAGCAAACGGTAGCGCCCCGGTCCACCGAGGGGCCGGGGCGCTGTGCGCTGGAGTGGAGCGGTCGGGCCGGGAGCGGCCCAGGACTCAGCCCGGGATGAGGCCGTCGTCGCTGAGCATCTCCCGGACCTCGTCGAGCGAGGCGTCCGGGGACGGCAGGATGAGTTCGGAGGGTTCGAGGGCGTCGTCGGGGAGCGGCGTGCCGAGCCGGCGCACCGCGTCCAGCAGGGCACCGAGAGTGCGCTGGAAGCCTGCTTCGTCGTTGCTCTCCATCTCGGCGAGCAGCTCATCGTCCAGCTTGTTGAGCTCGGCGAAGTGGGCATCGTCCAGCTTCACCTGGCCCTCCCCCATGATCCGTACGATCACGACGGTCTCCCTTGGTCCGGTCCGACGATCTCTGCGAGGCTATCCGCCGCCGGCCGTCACTGCTTGTCGAAACGCGGCCGGTCCTGCTGCGGGGCGGACTGCCCCGCGCCGTTCTGACCGCCCTCGATCGCCTGCTGGCCGGACGAGCCTCCCGCGAGCTCGGCCTTCATCCGCTGTAGCTCCAGTTCGACATCGCTGCCGCCGGAGAGGCGGTCCAGCTCGGCCGTGATGTCGTCCTTGGCCATGCCGGTCGGGTCGTCCAGCGCGCCGGAGGCCATCAGCTCGTCGAGCGCACCGGCCCTGGCCTGGAGCTGTGCGGTCTTGTCCTCCGCACGCTGGATGGCCATGCCGACGTCGCCCATCTCCTCGGAGATGCCGGAGAAGGCCTCGCCGATCCGGGTCTGTGCCTGGGCGGCCGTGTACGTGGCCTTGATCGTTTCCTTCTTCGTACGGAAGGCGTCGACCTTGGCCTGCAGCCGCTGCGCGGCCAGCGTGAGCTTCTCCTCCTCGCCCTGGAGCGTCTGGTGCTGCGTCTCCAGGTCCGTGACCTGCTGCTGCAGCGCACTGCGCCGGCTCAGCGCCTCGCGGGCCAGGTCCTCGCGGCCGAGCGCGAGCGCCTTGCGGCCCTGGTCCTCCAGCTTGGCGGACTGGCCCTGGAGCTGGTTGAGCTGAAGCTCCAGGCGCTTGCGGGAGGTCGCCACGTCGGCGACGCCGCGGCGTACCTTCTGAAGCAGCTCCAGCTGCTTCTGGTACGAGTAGTCGAGGGTTTCGCGCGGGTCTTCGGCCCGGTCCAGGGCCTTGTTGGCCTTCGCGCGGAAGATCATCCCCATCCGCTTCATGACACCATCGCTCATGGGCCTCGCGCGCCCCCTTCTGACCGAGTCACCTCGGGCTTAGGCTCCAGCACATCTACAGACCCCACAGTACGGGCCCTGGTTCCATTACCGCACTGTTCGCGCCCGGATGCGCTCCTCCTCCAGGACGATCGCGGCGGCGTCGTCTCCCGCGCAAGGAGTAGGGAGAGTCCGGACAAGCCACACGATGTCTGCTCTGTGCCGGTAGGACAGGGGTTCCGGCACGGCCGGGCGCAGGCTCCGCGGGTGCCGTTGCCGGATCGTGCCCCGTCGGACCATGGTTCAGCCGCGGCGAGCACGTACCCTTGGGCCTTGTGTTCCGAAGCCGTTCGAAGGATGAGCAGGCCGCGACCGCCAAGGTGACCGCGGACCAGCCCCAGCAGCCCCGCGATCCGCAGGCCCCCAAGGGCCGCCCGACGCCCAAACGCAGCGATTCCCAGTCGCAGCGCCGCTCCCGTGCGCATACGCCGGCCAACCGCAAGGACGCGACGAAGGCCCAGCGTGAGGCCCGCCGCGCCGACATGGCCCGCCAGCGCGAGGCCATGGCCAGCGGTGACGAGCGGTATCTGCCGGTGCGCGACAAGGGACCGGTGCGCCGGTTCGCGCGCGACTACGTCGACTCCCGCTGGGCCGTCGCCGAGTTCTTCCTGCCGATGGCCGTGGTGATCCTGGTGCTCACCATGATCCGGGTGCCGTCGATCCAGAGCATCGCGCTGCTGCTGTGGCTCGTGATCATCGTGCTGATCGTGATCGACTCCGCCCTGATCTGGGTCCGTCTGGGCAAGCTGCTCCAGGAGCGCTTCCCGAACGAGAACCTCAAGGGCGTGAAGCCGTACGCGGTCATGCGCACGTTGCAGATGCGGCGGCTGCGACTGCCGAAGCCGCAGGTGAAGCGGGGCGAAAAGCCGTAGTCGTGCGTGGGGGCCGGGGTCGTTCCCGATGCCTCCCCCGGCCAACGCTGGGAGGTGCCCCCGGACCTCGCCGTTGTGGTGGCGCGCCGTCGCGGCGGGATGAAGTTTTTGACTGCTGGGCCGGGTCCGTACGGACCCGGCCCAGCAGTCGTCAGGGCTCGGCCCCGGGCTGGTCAGCCCCGGCTCAGGCCTCCGCGTCCGCGTGCAGGCTCATGGGGCCCGGGTAGATTTCGGTGCCGTCCTCGAAGAGCCTCACCTGGTCGACGCCGCCCTCGAGGAGGGCCTTCCACTCCTCGCCGATCCAGGACTCCGCGTCGCCCTGGGTGGTGAACTCCTCCGGTTGCACGGCCGGCGCCGTCTCCGAACCGTCGGCCTTCTCGAACCGCCACGTCCACGCCATGTGCGCCTCCTGGATCCCACCGAGTACGAATCTGTGCCACCGCGGAGCGCGTCCTGACGCACTCCGCCGTGCCGTGCTTCCGTGCTGATCGGCAGCCTAACGGCCGTGTCGAGTCCGCCCCCGCCGCGCCCGCCGGACGCGGACGCGAGAAACTCGGCGGTGTGGATGTGACTCTCCTCGGCACCGGCGCCCCTCAGGGGCTGCCGCGGCCCGGCTGCCCGTGTGCCGCCTGCGCGACCGCCGTCGGCGACGAGGCGCGGGCGGCGACCGCGCTGCTCGTCGACGGTGCGCTGATGATCGATCTGACGCCCGGACCGGCTTTCGCGGCCGCCCGCGCCGGGCAGTCGCTGACGGGTGTCCGCCAGGTGCTGCTCTCGCATCCGCACGACGGTCCGGTGATGGAGGTGCCTGCCGGGCTGCCGCAGCCGGGCCGGGTCGCGGACGGGCGGGAGCTGGCGCTGCTCGACGGACACCGGGTGCGGGCGGTCGCGGTGGACATCCCGGGTACCGGCTACGAGATCTCCGGCGCCACGGGCGAGCGGCTGCTGTATCTGCCGCCGGGCGCGGCCCCGGCCGGGCCGGTCAACGGGAACGGCCGCACGGCGGGCGGCGGGGGCGGCACCGGCCCCTACGACCTGGTGCTGCTCGACGTACTGGAGCGGCCCGATGCGCTGGCGAAGCTGCGGGCGAGCGGGGCGGCCGACGCGGCGACGGATGTGGTCGCGGTGCACATCGACCACGACGTGCCGCCGGGGCCCGAGCTGCACCGCCGGCTGGCGGCGGTGGGAGCCCGTGCGGTGCCCGACGGCAGCACGCTGGTGGTCGGCGAGTTCCATGCGGTGCCGGATCTGCCGCGGCGGACGCTGGTGCTGGGCGGGGCGCGCAGCGGGAAGTCGGTGGAGGCGGAGCGGCGGCTCGCGGCCTTTCCCGACGTGGTGTACGTGGCCACCGGGGGGACCCGGGACGGCGACCAGGACTGGGCGCAGCGGGTCTCGCTGCACCGTGAGCGGCGCCCCGGCAGCTGGCGCACGGTCGAGACCTGCGATCTGGTGCCGCTCCTGGAGGCCGGGAGGCCGGGTGCGGACGCCGGGAGGCCGGGTGCGGACGCCGGGAGGCCGGGTGCGGACGCCGAGGCGCGGGGCACGGAAGCCGGGGGGCCGGGCCTCGACGCCGAGGGGCCCGGCGCCGGCCGGGCGGGCGAGACATCGCCGCTGCTCATCGACTGTCTGGCGCTGTGGCTGACGCATGTCATGGACGAGGTCGGGGCGTGGGACGACGCGACCTGGGAGGCCGGTGGCCGGCGGGCGCTGCGGGAGCGGACCGATGCGCTGGTGGCGGCGGTGCGCCACACGCCCCGGACCGTGGTGGCGGTGAGCAACGAGGTCGGATCCGGCGTCGTCCCCGCGACTGCGGCGGGCCGCCGGTTCCGTGACGAACTGGGGCGGCTGAACGCGGCGTTCGGCGCGGAGTGCGAGCAGCTGCTGCTGGTCGTCGCGGGCCAGGCGCTTGCGCTGCGTGGATGACGGAGGCCCGCTGGGGCCCGTGACCGCTGCGCTGCGTGGATGACGGAGGCCCGCTGGGGCCCGTGTCCGCTGCGCTGCGTGGATGACGGAGGCCCGCTGGGGCCCGTGTCCGCTGCGCTGCGTGGATGACGGAGGCCCGCTGGGGCCCGTGTCCGCTGCGCTGCGTGGATGACGGAGGCCCGGTGGGGCCCGTGTCCGCTGCGCTGCGTGGATGACGGAGGCCCGGTGGGGCCCGTGTCCGCTTGCCCGGCGGCGCGGCACCGGGTGCTCTTGACCCGTGACCGAATCCGAGCGGACCGAATCCGAAACGCCGGCCGGGTGGGAAGCCGGGCCCGCCCGGGAGCCGGGCGCGCGCGGGCGGCGTTTCGACGCGGCCGTACGCGCCTATCTGGAGCGGCGTCCGGAGGCGACGGTGGTCGCGCTCGGCGAGGGGCTCGGGACCGGTTTCTGGCGGCTGGACAACGGGCGGCTGAACTGGCTGACGGTGGTGCCGCCGGAGACCGCCGCGGTGCGCCGGATACTGCTGCCGGACAGCGCCCGGCGGCGTACCGTCGCCCGCGCGGTGACCGATCACGGCTGGCTGGACGCGGTACGGGAGCCGGGGCGCGGGGTCATCGTGACGGCGCCGGGGGTGCTGATGCGGCTGCCGCCGCCCGCGGTCCGCGCGCTGCTGGCGGCCTGTGCGGAGCGGTTTCCCGGTGGTGCGCTGGTCTTTGACGCACCGCCACGGCGGGCGACCGCGCGGGCCCGGTGGGCCGGTGGGGCCGGCGGCCGGTGGCCGGCGCCGGTGCGCTGGGCGCTGGACCGTGCCCAACTGCCGCGGGTGGCCGGTGCGCACCCGGGCATCGTCGCGGTCCGCGAAGTCGGCCCGCCGCCGGCGTCGCCGCAGCGGACGGCGCCGGGCGGTCTGCCGGCCCGGCTCCTGTGGCCGGTGCGCCGCGTACCGGTGCTGGGCGCGCTGACGCCGCTGGTGTGCGAGGTGCGCTTCGCGCCGGCCGGTTCCCCCGGGGCGCCTCGTCAGCCGTGAGTTGACGGTAATCTGCGCCCAATGAGCGCCCTGAACCTCGATGACTTCGCCCACCTGATCGAGCGCCCCGACGGCGGTGTGCGCCGTGACGCCGAGGAGCGGCGGGCACGGCTGGCCGTGCCGCCGGGTGCGCTCGGCCGCCTCGACGAGCTGGGCGAGTGGTTGGCCGCCGCGCAGCAGCAGGTCCCGGTACGGCCCGTCGGACGCCCGCGGGTGCTGCTGTTCGCGGGCGATCACGGGGTGGCGGAGCTGGGGGTGTCGGCCCGGCCGGCCGGCGGCACCAGGGATCTCGTACGGGCCGTGCTGGACGGGTCGAGCCCGGCCGCGGTGCTGGCCCGTGGCGCCGGGGCGCAGCTGCGGGTGGTGGATCTGTCCGTGGACTGCGACCCGGAGGAGCTGCCGGAGGACGTCACCCGGCACCGGGTGCGGCGCGGTTCAGGACGGATCGACATCGAGGACGCGCTGACGGCCGAGGAGGCCGAGGCGGCGTTCCGGGCCGGGATGGCCGTCGCGGACGAGGAGGCGGACGCCGGGACCGACCTGGTGGTGCTGGGCGATCTGAGCGTCGGCGGGACGACGGCGGCGAGCACGTTGATCGCCGCGCTGTGCGGGACGGACGCCTCGGTGGTCACCGGGCGGGGCGGGGCCCCGATCGACGATCTGGCCTGGATGCGCAAGTGCGCGGCGATCCGCGACGCGCTGCGGCGGGCCCGTCCGGTGCTCGGCGACCAGCTGGAGCTGCTGGCCACGGTCGGCGGCGCGGACCTGACCGCCATGACCGGCTTCCTGCTCCAGAGTGCGGTGCGCCGTACGCCGGTGATCCTGGACGGGGTGGTCTCGGCGGCCTGTGCGCTGGTGGCGCAGCGGGTGGCGTTCCGGGCGCCGGACTGGTGGGTGGCCGGGCAGGCGAGCGGGGAGCCGGCGCAGGCCAAGGCGCTGGACCGGATCGCACTCAACCCTCTGCTCGACCACGGCGTCACTGCTGGAGAGGGGACGGGGGCGCTGCTGGCCCTGCCATTGGTGCAGGCGGCCGCGGCCCTGGCGGCAGAACTGCCCGTACGCGACTGACCCGGCACCGGCCCGGCCGGCCGTCGTACGCAGCGACCGGATGAGCGCCCGCCGGGCGCTCATCACTTCACGCCCGCACCGGACCACCGGCGGCGCCCCATAAGATCACGCTTTACACGTTTTATGGGAGACATCGCTTGAGTCCGGACGAAGACCGCCCTCGCGGCA
This Streptomyces decoyicus DNA region includes the following protein-coding sequences:
- a CDS encoding bifunctional adenosylcobinamide kinase/adenosylcobinamide-phosphate guanylyltransferase is translated as MDVTLLGTGAPQGLPRPGCPCAACATAVGDEARAATALLVDGALMIDLTPGPAFAAARAGQSLTGVRQVLLSHPHDGPVMEVPAGLPQPGRVADGRELALLDGHRVRAVAVDIPGTGYEISGATGERLLYLPPGAAPAGPVNGNGRTAGGGGGTGPYDLVLLDVLERPDALAKLRASGAADAATDVVAVHIDHDVPPGPELHRRLAAVGARAVPDGSTLVVGEFHAVPDLPRRTLVLGGARSGKSVEAERRLAAFPDVVYVATGGTRDGDQDWAQRVSLHRERRPGSWRTVETCDLVPLLEAGRPGADAGRPGADAGRPGADAEARGTEAGGPGLDAEGPGAGRAGETSPLLIDCLALWLTHVMDEVGAWDDATWEAGGRRALRERTDALVAAVRHTPRTVVAVSNEVGSGVVPATAAGRRFRDELGRLNAAFGAECEQLLLVVAGQALALRG
- a CDS encoding class I SAM-dependent methyltransferase gives rise to the protein MTESERTESETPAGWEAGPAREPGARGRRFDAAVRAYLERRPEATVVALGEGLGTGFWRLDNGRLNWLTVVPPETAAVRRILLPDSARRRTVARAVTDHGWLDAVREPGRGVIVTAPGVLMRLPPPAVRALLAACAERFPGGALVFDAPPRRATARARWAGGAGGRWPAPVRWALDRAQLPRVAGAHPGIVAVREVGPPPASPQRTAPGGLPARLLWPVRRVPVLGALTPLVCEVRFAPAGSPGAPRQP
- the cobT gene encoding nicotinate-nucleotide--dimethylbenzimidazole phosphoribosyltransferase; the protein is MSALNLDDFAHLIERPDGGVRRDAEERRARLAVPPGALGRLDELGEWLAAAQQQVPVRPVGRPRVLLFAGDHGVAELGVSARPAGGTRDLVRAVLDGSSPAAVLARGAGAQLRVVDLSVDCDPEELPEDVTRHRVRRGSGRIDIEDALTAEEAEAAFRAGMAVADEEADAGTDLVVLGDLSVGGTTAASTLIAALCGTDASVVTGRGGAPIDDLAWMRKCAAIRDALRRARPVLGDQLELLATVGGADLTAMTGFLLQSAVRRTPVILDGVVSAACALVAQRVAFRAPDWWVAGQASGEPAQAKALDRIALNPLLDHGVTAGEGTGALLALPLVQAAAALAAELPVRD